In a genomic window of bacterium:
- a CDS encoding pyridoxal-phosphate dependent enzyme, producing MRRGSPLPDARRSHDPARAARAQPARPAPGRELGLRAELRQADERAAGPAHPDAALRHRRGARPPAGLRTHARPDGDRPREREGSRHPARSHRRHGRRLPGRGCRLPQELGRFRLLRPARGRPRARCPAPRLDLRRAAPGPRQEGRPLHALPARRPRQRGDGRRHRRPAVGGLPRGREPPAHLQGHHGGDDVSFAGQGPVEARCALCGAGAAIAPALYTCTKCSGTLDLLYDYPALARRLAAAGGEGINPAVLLSPVRLTHEDPLFFELLDWTRVQPAARLGAALGARRLTLLDETRLPSGSLKDRATLAVLMRARETGAHTIACASTGNAGASLACLAARLGMKAVIFAPRSAPAAKLRQVQAHGARLLLVDGNYDLAYELCLAAVAERGWVSRNTSHNPWCAEGKKSAVLALARPRERKIADAILVPAGDGCILAGVHKGLVDLQRVGWIDTLPRLVAVQPEGSAAIAKAWHAGNTIEPVAARSVADSLVVDRPRDGEKALRALRETGGFAVTVSDAEILAAVFELARLEGIFAEPAGAAALAGLRKAIAAGLLEPDAEIVALVTGHGLKDPGALAPLLAPAPVIASLKDLPAEASR from the coding sequence GTGCGACGTGGATCACCCCTGCCAGACGCTCGCCGATCTCATGACCCTGCAAGAGCTGCGCGGGCACAGCCTGCGCGGCCTGCGCCTGGCCGTGAGCTGGGCCTACGCGCCGAGCTACGCCAAGCCGATGAGCGTGCCGCAGGGCCTGCTCACCCTGATGCCGCGCTTCGGCATCGACGTGGTGCTCGCCCACCCGCCGGGCTACGAACTCATGCCCGACCAGATGGCGATCGCCCGCGCGAACGCGAAGGAAGCCGGCACCCTGCTCGAAGTCACCGACGACATGGACGCCGCCTTCCGGGGCGCGGATGTCGTCTACCCCAAGAGCTGGGGCGCTTTCGACTACTTCGGCCGGCCCGAGGAAGGCCTCGCGCTCGCTGCCCAGCACCCCGACTGGATCTGCGACGAGCGGCGCCTGGGCCTCGCCAAGAAGGACGCCCTCTACATGCACTGCCTGCCCGCCGACCGCGGCAACGAGGTGACGGACGCCGTCATCGACGGCCCGCAGTCGGTGGTCTACCCCGAGGCCGAGAACCGCCTGCACACCTGCAAGGCCATCATGGCGGAGACGATGTGAGCTTCGCCGGCCAAGGACCGGTCGAGGCCCGCTGCGCGCTCTGCGGCGCGGGCGCCGCGATCGCGCCCGCTTTGTACACGTGTACAAAGTGCAGCGGCACGCTGGACCTGCTCTACGACTACCCGGCACTTGCCCGGCGCCTGGCCGCGGCCGGCGGCGAGGGGATCAACCCCGCCGTGCTGCTCTCGCCCGTGCGCCTCACTCACGAGGATCCGCTCTTCTTCGAGCTGCTGGACTGGACCCGCGTGCAGCCCGCCGCCCGCCTGGGCGCCGCGCTCGGCGCGCGCAGGCTCACGCTGCTCGACGAGACCCGCCTGCCCTCGGGCAGCCTCAAGGACCGCGCCACGCTGGCCGTGCTCATGCGCGCTCGCGAGACTGGTGCCCATACGATCGCCTGCGCGTCCACGGGCAACGCGGGCGCCAGCCTCGCCTGCCTCGCCGCGCGGCTGGGCATGAAGGCCGTGATCTTCGCGCCGCGGAGCGCGCCGGCCGCCAAGCTGCGCCAGGTGCAGGCCCACGGCGCGCGGCTCTTGCTCGTCGACGGCAACTACGACCTCGCCTACGAGCTCTGCCTCGCGGCCGTGGCCGAGCGCGGCTGGGTCTCGCGCAACACGTCGCACAACCCCTGGTGCGCGGAGGGCAAGAAGAGCGCCGTGCTCGCGCTCGCGCGCCCCCGCGAGCGGAAGATCGCCGACGCCATCCTCGTGCCCGCGGGGGACGGCTGCATCCTCGCCGGCGTACACAAGGGCCTGGTCGACCTTCAGCGCGTGGGCTGGATCGACACGCTGCCGCGGCTCGTGGCCGTGCAGCCCGAGGGTTCGGCGGCGATAGCGAAGGCTTGGCACGCTGGCAATACGATTGAGCCCGTGGCCGCGCGCTCCGTGGCCGACTCGCTGGTCGTCGATCGCCCGCGCGACGGCGAGAAGGCCCTGCGCGCGCTGCGCGAGACGGGCGGCTTCGCCGTCACCGTGAGCGACGCGGAGATCCTCGCCGCGGTCTTCGAGCTGGCGCGGCTCGAGGGCATCTTCGCCGAGCCGGCGGGGGCCGCCGCGCTCGCGGGCCTGCGCAAGGCGATCGCCGCTGGCCTGCTCGAGCCGGACGCGGAGATCGTCGCCCTCGTCACGGGGCACGGACTCAAGGACCCGGGCGCCCTCGCGCCCCTGCTCGCGCCAGCGCCGGTGATCGCCTCGCTGAAGGACCTGCCCGCGGAGGCCTCGCGATGA
- a CDS encoding ornithine carbamoyltransferase encodes MHLRGRDYIATQDWKLAELQHLITRAVELKRQFKTGVPHRLLPDKTIFLFFLDKSTRTRNSFEAGATQLGAHAHFVDASTSQMAHGESPKDMGVILSSYGHAIAIRHDLVPGEGATLMRAVAEHASVPVINMQCDVDHPCQTLADLMTLQELRGHSLRGLRLAVSWAYAPSYAKPMSVPQGLLTLMPRFGIDVVLAHPPGYELMPDQMAIARANAKEAGTLLEVTDDMDAAFRGADVVYPKSWGAFDYFGRPEEGLALAAQHPDWICDERRLGLAKKDALYMHCLPADRGNEVTDAVIDGPQSVVYPEAENRLHTCKAIMAETM; translated from the coding sequence ATGCACTTGCGCGGACGCGACTACATCGCCACCCAGGACTGGAAGCTGGCCGAGCTGCAGCACCTAATCACGCGGGCGGTAGAACTCAAGCGGCAGTTCAAGACCGGCGTACCGCACCGGTTGCTGCCGGACAAGACCATCTTCCTCTTCTTTCTCGACAAGTCGACGCGCACGCGCAACAGCTTCGAGGCCGGCGCCACCCAGCTCGGCGCCCACGCGCACTTCGTCGACGCCTCCACCAGCCAGATGGCCCACGGCGAGAGCCCCAAGGACATGGGCGTGATCCTCTCGAGTTACGGCCACGCCATCGCCATCCGCCACGACCTGGTGCCCGGCGAGGGCGCGACGCTGATGCGCGCCGTCGCCGAGCACGCCAGCGTGCCCGTCATCAACATGCAGTGCGACGTGGATCACCCCTGCCAGACGCTCGCCGATCTCATGACCCTGCAAGAGCTGCGCGGGCACAGCCTGCGCGGCCTGCGCCTGGCCGTGAGCTGGGCCTACGCGCCGAGCTACGCCAAGCCGATGAGCGTGCCGCAGGGCCTGCTCACCCTGATGCCGCGCTTCGGCATCGACGTGGTGCTCGCCCACCCGCCGGGCTACGAACTCATGCCCGACCAGATGGCGATCGCCCGCGCGAACGCGAAGGAAGCCGGCACCCTGCTCGAAGTCACCGACGACATGGACGCCGCCTTCCGGGGCGCGGATGTCGTCTACCCCAAGAGCTGGGGCGCTTTCGACTACTTCGGCCGGCCCGAGGAAGGCCTCGCGCTCGCTGCCCAGCACCCCGACTGGATCTGCGACGAGCGGCGCCTGGGCCTCGCCAAGAAGGACGCCCTCTACATGCACTGCCTGCCCGCCGACCGCGGCAACGAGGTGACGGACGCCGTCATCGACGGCCCGCAGTCGGTGGTCTACCCCGAGGCCGAGAACCGCCTGCACACCTGCAAGGCCATCATGGCGGAGACGATGTGA
- a CDS encoding (2Fe-2S)-binding protein, which translates to MTWDLPPAHEDRLLLRCTVNGEVVEREVATTTRLLHFLREELGLTGAKEVCAEGECGACNVLLDGRLVNSCLVLAVEAEGAAITTVEGLAGHPVQAAMATTHAVQCGYCFPGMVVSAADLIAKTERLDRASIKAGLAGNLCRCTGYAKILDAVALAARTADKGKDA; encoded by the coding sequence ATGACCTGGGACCTGCCGCCCGCACACGAAGACCGCCTCCTGCTGCGCTGCACCGTGAACGGCGAAGTGGTGGAGCGCGAGGTCGCCACCACCACGCGCCTGCTGCACTTCCTGCGCGAGGAGCTGGGCCTGACCGGCGCCAAGGAGGTCTGCGCCGAGGGCGAGTGCGGCGCCTGCAACGTGCTGCTGGACGGCCGCCTCGTGAACTCCTGCCTGGTGCTGGCCGTCGAGGCCGAAGGCGCGGCGATCACTACCGTGGAGGGCCTGGCCGGCCACCCGGTGCAGGCCGCCATGGCGACCACGCACGCGGTGCAGTGCGGCTATTGCTTCCCCGGCATGGTGGTCAGCGCGGCCGATCTGATCGCCAAGACAGAGCGCCTGGACCGTGCTAGTATCAAGGCCGGCCTGGCGGGGAACCTCTGCCGCTGCACGGGCTATGCGAAGATCCTGGACGCCGTCGCCCTCGCGGCGCGCACTGCCGACAAAGGAAAGGACGCATGA
- a CDS encoding polysaccharide deacetylase, whose translation MTSHVEIRTKRFAWPQGRRHGRATLRASAPEVPMPRPRLLAVVLLLAVALPACAAEAPARRLAITIDDLPIAQISQHTPAQQETITVRILAALAAHRAQAVGFVNTGKLEVEGAVDPAREALLRRWLAAGCELGNHTRRHPSLHQVEPAVWKADVVAGEAPLKALVEAAGGRLRWFRHPYLHIGLSAEVQATTAAFLAARGYTVAPVTLDNSDWLYARAHTKAWNAGDAAAARRLGEDYLRYMLSVVEFYEGQAELIVGRAIPQILLIHANALNADWLAPFLDALAARGYDFIALEEALADPVYARPADGYTGGGGITWLHRWAITAKLDRAILQGEPEVPAWVEALAEAP comes from the coding sequence ATGACGTCACATGTCGAGATTCGGACAAAGAGATTCGCATGGCCACAGGGGCGCAGGCACGGCCGTGCTACACTGCGCGCCTCCGCCCCGGAGGTGCCGATGCCGCGTCCTCGCCTGCTCGCCGTCGTGCTGCTGCTTGCCGTCGCCCTGCCTGCTTGCGCCGCCGAGGCGCCCGCGCGGCGCCTGGCGATCACCATCGACGACCTGCCCATCGCGCAGATCAGCCAGCACACGCCCGCGCAACAAGAGACGATCACCGTGCGCATCCTGGCCGCGCTGGCCGCGCACCGCGCGCAGGCGGTGGGCTTCGTCAACACGGGCAAGCTCGAGGTGGAGGGCGCGGTCGACCCCGCGCGCGAGGCGCTGCTGCGCCGCTGGCTGGCCGCAGGCTGCGAGCTGGGCAACCACACGCGCAGGCATCCCAGCCTGCATCAGGTGGAGCCCGCGGTGTGGAAGGCAGACGTGGTGGCCGGTGAGGCGCCGCTGAAGGCCTTGGTCGAAGCGGCCGGCGGGCGCCTGCGCTGGTTTCGTCACCCCTATCTGCACATTGGACTCTCGGCCGAGGTGCAGGCTACAACGGCGGCCTTCCTCGCCGCGCGCGGTTACACCGTGGCGCCGGTCACGCTGGACAACAGCGACTGGCTCTATGCCCGCGCGCACACCAAGGCCTGGAATGCAGGCGACGCGGCCGCCGCGCGCCGCCTCGGCGAGGACTACCTGCGTTACATGCTCAGCGTGGTGGAGTTCTACGAGGGGCAGGCCGAGCTGATCGTCGGGCGGGCGATCCCGCAGATCCTCCTGATCCACGCGAACGCACTCAACGCCGACTGGCTGGCGCCTTTCCTCGATGCACTCGCCGCGCGCGGCTACGACTTCATCGCGCTCGAGGAGGCGCTGGCCGACCCGGTCTACGCGCGGCCCGCGGACGGCTACACGGGCGGGGGTGGCATCACCTGGCTGCACCGCTGGGCGATCACGGCGAAGCTCGACCGCGCGATCCTCCAGGGCGAGCCGGAGGTGCCGGCTTGGGTGGAGGCGCTCGCGGAGGCCCCCTAA